ACTTAAAAAATTACCTCGCTCAATTGCCCCTTTGTTGCCGGTTACTGCAATAGCATTACGCTCTGCACCATTGATTCTATTGGGAACAAATCCCATCGCCTTAACGCGTTCACCCACAATGGCAATTTGTTCTTCTGTTGCGTGGATATCCATAATAATTAGCATTTGAAACTCCTTATTTTATTTGAAAAAAATTGATAAAACTTGAAAATGATTATAACGCTTACCCCAAAGGGACTGAAACTTTATGTTGATTTTGGAACAATATGAAAGATTTGCCTTGTTAGGCTGGCTTGCTATTTAGCAGTGCCAATGCGGATTTTTCTACTCAGCTTCGCCAATAGGCGAAATAGTAAAAAAAGTAAAAGAAGAAGAAAGAAAGGGAAAGATCCTGCGAAAAAGAAATGGAAGATTGAAAAGGATTAATGATGAGGAAAGCAAAAAATAGAAAAAGAACAGAAACAAATAACTTAAACTTTGAATGTTTACCCTGCTCCCCTAATGATAAATCAATCGAAGAAGACGAGAGCGAAATCGCCTTAGTTACAACTTCTGATTGAAGTAGGTTCGAAAAAATATGTGCTTTTTGTTTCGTCATATCTGAATAATAGCCAACGATTTCCTAAATTGCAAGCGAAATCGAAAAAAATTTCAATCTTTTTTCATGAAGACTTTTCAAGCGAAAAAAATCTATTATTCAATTAGTGAAGTCAGCCGAATCACCAAAGTACCGGCATATTTGCTTCGTTATTGGGAGTCAGAGTTTCCGATTCTCTCTCCTTCGCGAAATTCTCAAGGGAATAGAATCTACACCAACAAAGATGTTGCGATTGTGCTTTCGATAAAAAATTTGATTCAAGATGAGGGTTTTACTTTAGAAAAGGCGAAGTCGCTCTTACTTGGAAAATCAGTAAGCAGTGAGATGATTGATTCAACTAATTCTCTTTTAGAACAAAATCGTGAAGAGCTTAAAATCAATGATAAACTGATGTCTGAACGGCTTTTGAAACGAAAGAAAAAGCTCATTGAGGCAAAGGAAATGATTGAAGAAATGCTAAAGATTTTGAGATAAAATTATTTTCATCCCTTATTTTTATCCCTCTAATAAATTGACTTTATAACAACTTACTAAACTGCAAAATGTCTAAAGAGCCGGCTGTAACGCAAGACTTAGCCAAAGAACACGGATTAACCGCTGATGAATATGCAAAAATAATTGAGTACTTAGGACGGACGCCTACTTTCACTGAACTTGGAATTTATTCGGTCATGTGGTCGGAGCATTGCAGTTACAAAAATTCTATCGCGGAATTAAAGAAACTTCCTCGATCGAAAGAAGCAGGTAAAGAAAATGCCGGAATTGTAAGAATTGGTGATGGTTTAGCGGTTGCTTTTAAGATTGAATCGCATAATCACCCAAGTGCAGTTGAGCCGTATCAAGGCGCTGCAACCGGGGTAGGCGGAATTCATCGTGATATTTTTACAATGGGTGCGAGGCCTATCGCAGCATTAAATTCGCTTCGTTTTGGAAATTTAAGTAATGAACGAGTAAAATTTTTACTGGATGGCGTTGTTCGAGGAATCGGTGATTATGGAAATTCGTTTGGTGTTCCCACGGTTGGTGGTGAAGTTTACTTTCATGAATGTTATACCGGCAATCCCCTTGTAAATGCAATGTCTGTTGGCATTGTAGAGGAATCTCAAATTGCAAGAGCAATTGCACCGGGTGAAGGAAATCCAGTCATCATTGTTGGTTCTTCTACCGGAAGAGATGGCATTCACGGGGCAACATTTGCAAGTGAAGAGATCTCGGAAGCCTCTGAATCGAAACGGCCAAGTGTTCAAGTTGGAGATCCTTTTGCTGAAAAACTTCTTCTTGAAGCAACACTTGAAGCTTTAGCAACGGGTTATATCTTGGGAATTCAAGATATGGGGGCAGCTGGAATTACTTGCTCGTCAACTGAAATGTCGGCAAAGGCGATTGAGGAACTTGGCTCTGGAGGAATGGAACTTCATTTAGAAAAGGTTCCGATACGAGAAAAAGGAATGAGCGCGTATGAAATCATGCTTTCTGAATCTCAAGAAAGAATGCTCCTTGTGGCTCAAAAGGGCAAAGAAAACGACATCATTTCGATTTTTGAAAAGTGGGATTTGAAAGCTGTGGTCATTGGCAAAGTGACTGCAGATAATCGTGTAAAGGTATATTTCAATGGTGAATTA
This DNA window, taken from Chloroherpetonaceae bacterium, encodes the following:
- a CDS encoding MerR family transcriptional regulator, with the translated sequence MKTFQAKKIYYSISEVSRITKVPAYLLRYWESEFPILSPSRNSQGNRIYTNKDVAIVLSIKNLIQDEGFTLEKAKSLLLGKSVSSEMIDSTNSLLEQNREELKINDKLMSERLLKRKKKLIEAKEMIEEMLKILR